The following nucleotide sequence is from Cryptosporangium aurantiacum.
CCTCGGCCTCGGCAGCTTCTTCCGTGCGCATCAGGCCTGGTACACCGCCACCGCGCCGGACGCCCACTCCTGGGGAATCACCGCGTTCACCGGCCGGTCAACCGGGCTCGCCGAGTCGCTCACGGCCCAGGACGGGCTCTACACGCTGGTCAAACGGTGGCCCGAGGGAGACACCGCGTCCGTCGTCGCCTCGGTGGTCGCCGCCCACCCGGGCGCCGACACGGACGCCTGGGTGCGCGCCTGGCGTTCCCGCGAGCTCGCGGTCGTCACGCTCACGGTCACCGAGGCCGGGTACCTGCCCAACGCCACCGTGGCTGAACGTCTCGTCTCCGGGCTCGCCGCCCGGCGGACCGCCGGGGGCGGACCGCTCGCGGTCGTGCCCTGCGACAACCTGCCCGCGAACGGCGAGGTGGTCCGGCGGGTCGTCACCGAGCTCGCGGAGTCGGTCGATCCCACGCTCGCGCGCTGGATCACCGACCACGTCTCGTTCGTGACGACGATGGTCGATCGCATCACCCCGGCGACGACCCCGGACGACGTCAACGCCGCCGCGGAACTGACCGGAGTCGCGGACGCCGCCCCGGTCTTCACCGAGCCGTACACCGAGTGGGTGCTCAGCGGCGACTTCCCGGCCGGGCGCCCGCTCTGGGAAGAGTCGGGTGCCCGGTTCGTCGCCGACGTCGAGCCGCACGAGCAGCGCAAACTCTGGCTGCTCAACGGCGGGCACTCGCTGCTCGCCTACGCGGGCAGCGCCGTCGGCCACGAGACGGTCGCCGACGCCGTCACCGACCCGGCCTGCCGACGGTGGCTCGATCAGTGGTGGGACGAGGCGGCGCGTTACCTGCCGCTGCCGCCCACCGAGATCACCGCGTACCGGGGCGCCTTGCTGGACCGCTGGGCCAACCCGCGGATCCAGCACCGGCTGGCCCAGATCGCCACCGACGGCTCGCAGAAGATCCCGGTGCGGGTGCTGCCGGTCGTGCGCGCCGCCCGGGC
It contains:
- a CDS encoding mannitol dehydrogenase family protein; amino-acid sequence: MTTTPARLRRTAPPPPARILHLGLGSFFRAHQAWYTATAPDAHSWGITAFTGRSTGLAESLTAQDGLYTLVKRWPEGDTASVVASVVAAHPGADTDAWVRAWRSRELAVVTLTVTEAGYLPNATVAERLVSGLAARRTAGGGPLAVVPCDNLPANGEVVRRVVTELAESVDPTLARWITDHVSFVTTMVDRITPATTPDDVNAAAELTGVADAAPVFTEPYTEWVLSGDFPAGRPLWEESGARFVADVEPHEQRKLWLLNGGHSLLAYAGSAVGHETVADAVTDPACRRWLDQWWDEAARYLPLPPTEITAYRGALLDRWANPRIQHRLAQIATDGSQKIPVRVLPVVRAARAAHRMPTGAIRILAAWIRHLHGAGAPVRDAGAAPFAAATSPRDVLALFDPALAADEDLVAALEDALRGH